The segment TTCGGTCTCGAGATGGGCGTCGTGGGTGCGGCCCTCGGGACCGTGCTGGCGAACGTCGTCGTCACGGCGATGTTCGTCCTCGGGTTGACTGCGGGATGGCTCCCCGGTGTCGGTTCGTTTCCGACCGCCGTCGATCCGTACGGGAGCTACCTCCACGGACGGACGATCTGGGATCTGACGAAGATCGGGCTCCCGGTGTTCGGGACGACGCTGGTCTGGACCGTCGCGGAGTTTCCGATGCTGGCGATCGTCGACCTCTTCGGCCAGGATACGGTCGCCGCCTACGTCATCGTGCGTCGAATCTGGGGACTGATGAACACGCCCAGCTGGGGCTTCGGGCTCGCGGCCTCGAGTTTGGTCGGCCAGGAACTCGGCGTCGGAAACGAAGGCCGTGCAGCGCAGTACGGCCGGGAGATCGTCCGGTTTTCTGTGGCCGTCTACGTCCTCGCGGCCGGGATCGTTTTCGTCTTCGCAGGACCGATCGCGCTCGCGTTCGTCGACGATCCGTCGGAACTATCGATCCCGACGACGGTTTCGCTCATCTACGCCGCCTGCATCGCCGTCGTCCTCCAGGGAGTCTATACGGGTGCCGAAGGCGCACTCAGGGCCAGTGGCGACACTCGCTGGCCGTTTTACAGCCAGTTGCTCGGAATGTTCGGGCTCGCAATCCCACTCGCGTATCTCGGTGCGGCGGGGCTTACGATCCCGGCTCTCGGTCCGATTCCGGGAACGACAGTCACCGTGCCGGGCGTCACGGTTCCGCCGCTCGGACTGGCGGGCCTCGCTCTCGCGTTCCTCGCTGAAACGACCGTGCCGGCGGTCATCAACTACTACCGGTTTTCGACCGGCCGCTGGAAAGCGATCAGTCGAGACTATCGGCCACAGACGGAAACGTCCCCGACCGACGATTGAGACGGACTGCTGTAAGTCGTTACGAGCACAACTGCAACCGTCCGGCGGTCGCACCGGTAAACCGTTACAGCGATCCGTACGATCCCCTGCTCGAGCGGATTTTCCGACCCAGAAAACGCCCGTCCGTTTCTAATACGGTCTTCGACGAATGCTCGATTGGGGGGCGAAACAGGCGCACTGTCCGACGCCGTCTCGGTCCCCACTGCCCAACGAGCGAACCGGACGATGACTGCCCTCGAGGATCGTTCCTCATCACGTCATCCCTCTCCCGACCCGTCCGATTCGCCGCCACCACGCAGTTGGTCGTGCTGTTCGAGCCACGACAGTGGCCATCGACAGCCGTCTTCGCTGTTCGCTTCGGCCCTCATCCGCTGGGTGACCTTTTGGCGCGTTCGGAGATTGGACGAATCTCGAGTAACGATCGGTAAGCTCTCAGACGGCTTGCCGTACCGATCTACCGCCCTATCTACGTCCCGTTCTCGGGTGTGTGGAGACCTGACGTACGACGCGCTGTTTCATACGGATTGCTGTAACGATTTACCGGCGCACCCGCGACCCGGGCAGCGGGTGCGCCGGTAACGACTTACAGTAAACCGTATCAGTGGTGTCCGTACAGCGAGTACATGATCGCGACGAGGCCGAGCAGCCGACTCACGTTCTCGAAAAAGACCGTCACGATACGGGCCGTATCGACGAGCGTGTTGATCCCGACGTTGATCAGGAACGGACACAGGGTGAGCAACAGAAGGCCGATCGAAAGATAGAGCATCGACGGCACGCCGTTCCGCCGGTAGCCGCGATACGCCTGGTAGGCGATGAGCGTTCCGAGGACCGCAACGAGAAAGAGACTACCGACGGTTAACAGTTCGAACAGCGACGCCTCGTCGATTCTGACAATATCGCCGCTCATCGCATTCCCTCCCACATCCTCGTAAACCGATCCGCGACGTCTTCTTCCCGGTAAGTCAACTCGAGGTCGAAGCTCCCCTCCTCGAGCGAGAGTTCGAAACGATCGAGGTTCGCACTGTAGACGCTGTAGTGATTCCCATCCGGTGCGAGTTCGGTTTCTTCGGTGACGAGTCGGGATTCCTCGAGACGCTCGAGTCGCCGGTAAATCGTCGGAAGAGAGGCATCACACCGTTCACTCAAGGTACTGGCAGACATGGGTTCGACGCTCGTATGGGTGAGGATATCCCGTGCGTACTCGTCGTCGAGAATCGCGAGTATTCTCGACAGGTCGATCTCCTCACTCACTTGTAACTGTTCGTTCTGGCATCGGTATCAAAAGCAACCCGGTTTCTCTCAACGAGAAAACGCTCCGGTCAATGACCGTCCCGTTCTACGTCGGTGAATTGAGGAGTCGCACGAGTCGTCACTCGTCGATCTACCGAGGAGCGAGCGTAAGCGAGGATTAACGCCGTTCACTACGGACATAACTATTCCCTCGAGAGCGGCCTAGTCGACCGATGTGGCCGTGGGAACACGCGATCGTCGGCTACCTTGCGTACTCGGTCTTCAGCCATTGCTATTACCGCCGATCACCGGACGGACTCGAAGCCTTCACGGCAGTTTTTGCTTCGGTGTTGCCGGATCTCATCGACAAGCCGTTGGCGTGGGAGTACGGCGTCTTCACCACGGGCTACGCCCTGGGTCACTCGATTTTCTTTGCGGTTCCGCTTTCGATCATCGTCGGTCTCCTCGCGAGACGGGCGAGGCGAACGGGGGTCGGTATCGCGTTCGGTCTCGGCTACCTCCTTCACCTTCCGGCGGACGTCCTCGATGGCTATCTCAGAGGAGGTCGAGTTCGAACGGAACTGATGCTCTGGCCCGTCGAGACGGTCGGTTCGGCGGACGAACGCACCGGATTCTCGGCCGAGTTTTTACGACTGTTCGGTCGCTACCAACAGGAGCTGCTCGCCGGAGAGCTGTCGACCTACGTCCAACTCCAACTCGCGCTCGCGGGGGTCGTCTTCGCGCTGTGGATCGTCGACGGTGCGCCCGTTCTCCGCGAGTGTCTCGTCGGTAGCAAACGGCTACTGCGTCGGCTTCTAGGGCGCTCCGAACGGTCGGTTCCGTCCAGCGACGAGCGAACGTGAGCGTTGGTCTCTCGCACTCGAGACAATCCATCCGACGACGCCTCACTCTTGATGTGGCGGCTTTCGACCTTCCGTGCGTTCGAAATCACCGACCTTCGGATACCGGAAGTTCTCGTGCGTTGAACGGTCAGTCGAACGAGTACGTTGTCATTTACTATCGTATTCGTCTGGATGAGTGTACAACTGTGATGACTGATACGGTTCCCTCCGGTCTCCTCGAGCCGACGGGTACGTTCCCGCGGACTCGAGAGACGGCGCGAAGTCACGACCCGTGCACGTTCTCGTGGGTGAGCACATGACGAACGACTCAACCCGCCGACGAGACGGTGAGCCGAACGGTCCGGAGAACCGCGAGACGACCGGAGAGCAAGACAGGTACCACGCTTCGGAATGGACTCGCGTCGAGACGCTTCCAGTCGATGGAGAGTTCGCGCTCTGTCTGACCCACGACGTCGACCGGCCGTACAAGGGATTTCGATCGCTGTACTACGCGGCCGGCGGGCGACCGGGGTATCACCTTCGCACCGCGTTCTCGTCGTCGAACCCGTACTGGCAGTTCGAGGAGATCATGACGCTCGAAGACGACCTGGGCGTCCGCTCGGCGTTCTATTTTCTGAACGAACAACACTTGCTGTTGGACCGTCCGATCACCGAGTGGCTATCCCCGTCGAACTGGGTACAACACCTCGGTCGCTACGACGTTACCGGCGAGGACATCGTCGAGGTGATCCGGGCGCTCGAGGACGGCGGCTGGGAGGTCGGACTCCACGGTTCGTATCACACCGCCGACGATCCGGTCAGGCTCTCCCACGAGAAAGAGCGCCTGGAGACGATTCTCGAGGGGTCGGTGGTCGGTGGCCGACAGCACCACCTCCGACTCGAGGGAACGGACACCTGGGACCACCATCGGCGGATCGGTCTCAGCTACGATACGAGCCTCGGCTCGGGAACCGAATGCGGGTTTCACGATGGATACCGGCCGATTCGTCCCTTCGGAGACGAGTTCGTGGTCTTTCCGCTGACGATCATGGATCAGGCCCTTCCGGATCCTGGATCGGATCCGCAGGCGGCCCGTCGGGTGTGCGAACGCCTCTTGCTCGACGCGGCGAGAAACGACGCGGTGATGACCGTCCTCTGGCACCCGAGATTCTTCAACGAACGCGAGTTCCCGGGCCACCGGGCGCTTTACCGATGGTTCGTCGAGCGTGCGCTCGAACTCGATGGCTGGGTCGGACATCCGCACGCGTTCGTCCGGGCACTCGAGGAGCGCGCGCCGGTGCATGCGGAATCGGCGGTCGAGCGGCCGGACCGGCAACCGGGGTCAACGGTCACCGGACCGCTCGAAACCGGCCCGACAAACGATACGCCGTTGCGGGGTGACCCATGAACTCGGACGCCCTCGCGACGCTCGCCGTCGTTGCGCTCCTGGTGGTCAGTGGGATCGGCGGGTTCGCAGGCGTAGGATCGGCAGCTTCTCCCGCGACAACGCAGTCGT is part of the Natrarchaeobius halalkaliphilus genome and harbors:
- a CDS encoding MATE family efflux transporter, whose translation is MDRRIPNPIRLCLLWIGLALARVGLIDPDRARRVTSLAWPRIVTGLARMSKSAVDVAMVGIAVGSAAIAGVGFAAPFWGLAFSIGGGVAGGTIALVSQRYGAETFDQLGQAVRSSTVLVVVVSLPITAAFWQYSAELISLISDDPEAIELGAAYLQIVGLGVPFAGLNLVGSRTFVGMDDAWKPMIIRAGGAVANIALNALLIFGLEMGVVGAALGTVLANVVVTAMFVLGLTAGWLPGVGSFPTAVDPYGSYLHGRTIWDLTKIGLPVFGTTLVWTVAEFPMLAIVDLFGQDTVAAYVIVRRIWGLMNTPSWGFGLAASSLVGQELGVGNEGRAAQYGREIVRFSVAVYVLAAGIVFVFAGPIALAFVDDPSELSIPTTVSLIYAACIAVVLQGVYTGAEGALRASGDTRWPFYSQLLGMFGLAIPLAYLGAAGLTIPALGPIPGTTVTVPGVTVPPLGLAGLALAFLAETTVPAVINYYRFSTGRWKAISRDYRPQTETSPTDD
- a CDS encoding DUF7521 family protein, whose amino-acid sequence is MSGDIVRIDEASLFELLTVGSLFLVAVLGTLIAYQAYRGYRRNGVPSMLYLSIGLLLLTLCPFLINVGINTLVDTARIVTVFFENVSRLLGLVAIMYSLYGHH
- a CDS encoding ArsR/SmtB family transcription factor; its protein translation is MSEEIDLSRILAILDDEYARDILTHTSVEPMSASTLSERCDASLPTIYRRLERLEESRLVTEETELAPDGNHYSVYSANLDRFELSLEEGSFDLELTYREEDVADRFTRMWEGMR
- a CDS encoding metal-dependent hydrolase, producing the protein MWPWEHAIVGYLAYSVFSHCYYRRSPDGLEAFTAVFASVLPDLIDKPLAWEYGVFTTGYALGHSIFFAVPLSIIVGLLARRARRTGVGIAFGLGYLLHLPADVLDGYLRGGRVRTELMLWPVETVGSADERTGFSAEFLRLFGRYQQELLAGELSTYVQLQLALAGVVFALWIVDGAPVLRECLVGSKRLLRRLLGRSERSVPSSDERT
- a CDS encoding polysaccharide deacetylase family protein, with the translated sequence MTNDSTRRRDGEPNGPENRETTGEQDRYHASEWTRVETLPVDGEFALCLTHDVDRPYKGFRSLYYAAGGRPGYHLRTAFSSSNPYWQFEEIMTLEDDLGVRSAFYFLNEQHLLLDRPITEWLSPSNWVQHLGRYDVTGEDIVEVIRALEDGGWEVGLHGSYHTADDPVRLSHEKERLETILEGSVVGGRQHHLRLEGTDTWDHHRRIGLSYDTSLGSGTECGFHDGYRPIRPFGDEFVVFPLTIMDQALPDPGSDPQAARRVCERLLLDAARNDAVMTVLWHPRFFNEREFPGHRALYRWFVERALELDGWVGHPHAFVRALEERAPVHAESAVERPDRQPGSTVTGPLETGPTNDTPLRGDP